In Sphaerodactylus townsendi isolate TG3544 linkage group LG13, MPM_Stown_v2.3, whole genome shotgun sequence, one DNA window encodes the following:
- the SOWAHD gene encoding ankyrin repeat domain-containing protein SOWAHD, with translation MEFGGENMSEQQRGGCLDRQQTSQKLKPCAPEDSSRSQMQASVGSQSPSTSLRPGSLILRRAQQSNFNRSLSRASRRSHHWPTGTDSARLSVAGGSTRRKGLKEILLQSSEAKPVWLAALSKGDTNASSLSDGQQGHDSLLEANFEDLSLALDPLEHEWMLTVAQGDAESILRLLDQDPSLFSRTDFVTGFTVLHWLAKHGHHEDLIEVITFAEKQNYPVDVNVFTASGRLTPLHLAALQGHEMVIKVLVGAYGANTSLRDHNGCKAWQYLRADAPRELKELLGACDEDLALLGACNTNNNCVSSRRGGSNRFKGDCKDVQGEENSHRPLTRLNSLRNLFRQAVAFFQEL, from the coding sequence ATGGAGTTCGGTGGAGAGAATATGTCAGAACAGCAAAGGGGTGGATGCTTGGACAGACAGCAGACATCCCAGAAGCTCAAGCCATGTGCACCAGAGGACAGCTCCCGGAGTCAGATGCAGGCATCTGTGGGCAGCCAGTCCCCCAGCACCAGCCTCCGGCCTGGGAGCTTGATTCTCCGCCGAGCGCAGCAGTCCAATTTCAACAGGAGCCTGAGCAGGGCCAGCAGGCGTTCACATCACTGGCCAACGGGCACAGACTCAGCCAGGCTCTCCGTGGCTGGAGGCAGCACGAGGAGGAAAGGACTGAAAGAGATCCTCCTTCAGAGCAGCGAGGCCAAACCCGTGTGGCTGGCAGCTTTGTCGAAGGGAGACACCAATGCCAGCAGCCTCTCTGACGGGCAGCAAGGCCATGACTCTCTTCTGGAAGCCAACTTTGAGGACTTGTCTTTAGCTCTGGACCCACTGGAGCATGAGTGGATGTTGACTGTGGCCCAGGGAGATGCAGAGAGCATCCTCCGGCTGCTGGACCAGGATCCCAGCCTGTTCTCCAGGACAGACTTTGTGACTGGCTTCACTGTCCTCCACTGGTTGGCCAAACATGGTCACCACGAGGACTTGATAGAAGTCATCACTTTTGCCGAGAAGCAGAATTACCCGGTAGATGTCAACGTATTCACAGCTAGTGGCAGGCTCACTCCTCTGCACCTGGCCGCTCTTCAGGGACATGAGATGGTCATCAAGGTACTGGTGGGCGCCTACGGGGCCAACACAAGCCTTCGGGACCACAATGGGTGCAAAGCGTGGCAGTACCTCCGAGCAGATGCTCCAAGGGAGTTGAAGGAGCTTCTGGGGGCTTGCGATGAAGACTTGGCCCTGCTAGGAGCGTGCAACACCAACAACAACTGTGTGTCATCCAGACGTGGTGGGAGCAACAGGTTCAAAGGAGACTGCAAGGACGTTCAAGGGGAAGAGAACAGCCACAGGCCCCTCACCAGGCTGAACTCTTTAAGGAACCTGTTCAGACAAGCAGTGGCATTCTTCCAAGAGCTGTAG